ggggtggggaggggccgtgggggggggtggatcgggatggggcgggggggcggggggagggtttcgggggggtggggtggtgggttGTGAAggcggaggggggagggggggtggtgggaggtgggggggggggaggggggggcggggggggagggggggtggggagtGGGTGGTGTaagtgggggtgggtggggatggaggggggggagggggaggtttGGCgcttgggtgggggggtgggggtgtgagGGGTGTTGAGGGGTGGTTTgggatgagggggggggggaggtggggtCGGGGGGTTAGCGGTGGTGGTTGTTGGTGAGGGGGGTTGGAGTGGGTTGTTTGGGATGAGGGGGTGGTGGATGTTGTGGTAGTGGGGGGGGTGTagtgggttggggtggggggatgggggtgagggggggggttggggaggAGTgggtgatggatgttttggtctTGGGTGTCGTGGTGGTTGTTGTGATGGGTGTTGAGTGGGTTGTTTGGGATGAGTGGGTGGTGGATGTTTTGGTCTTGGGTGTCGTGGTGGTTGTTGTGATGGGTGTTGAGTGGGTTGTTTGGGATGAGTGGGTGGTGGATGTTTTGGTCTTGGGTATCgtggttgttgttgtgatgGGTGTTGATTTGGTTGTTGTTTCTGATTTGTGGGTGGCGGTTATGGGGGCGGTGGATGGTTTGGTCGTGGCTGTCATGGTTTTTACGATATTTGATTGGGTTGTTGTTTGGGAAAAGTGGGTGGTGGATGTTTTGGTCTTGGGTGTCGTGGTGGTTGTTGTGATGGGTGTTGATTTGGTTGTTGTTTCTGATGTGTGGGTGGCGGTTATGGGGGCGGTGGATGGTTTGGTCGTGCATGTGTGGGTGGGGGTTATGGGGGCGGTGGATGGTTTGGTCGTGCTTGTTGTTGTGATGGGTATGGAGGGGGGGTAGATGTGAGTTGTAGTTTTGTGGTCGGTGGGTTTGGATGGGTGGCTTATGGGTGTGAAGGGGAAGGTTTTTGGGGATTTGTCATGGATGGACTGGTGGTCCGCGGGTGGTGACGTCGTGATTCCTCCATCCGTGTATTGGCTGTCGGTGTACGGGCTGCTGGGAGTTACGATGTCGAAATTCGTGTTCTGGAGGAGTCGTCTGGCACCTCTGTAGTGTTCTTGACTTCCGGCAGCTGTCGTTGCTGTTTTCAATCAAGGACTTTAGTTCAACATCTTACATGATGACACACAGGGCGAGATTGTATTATTTTGTTGGGATTACTTACCAAGAACTAGAAGTATGAAACTTAAAGTTTTGACCATCATAACGATACCCTTTGTCTTCTCATATGGCGGTAGAATTGTTTGTTTTCTCCCCTGTAAAaagtctggggaaaaaaaaaaaagcaaagtgcttgaaaatgttaattattctctcaaatattttgtcttttatcaaaagctGTTTGGACTTGATGATGTCAtgaaaaaatgtgatgttacgGGATGCAAAAAAGTTCTCCACGGAGGATTTTCAAAACGGACTGACAGACGTGTTTGTTTCAGGcggcaccaccgtgccacctgtcgagcgttggcctcgcagttctgaggacccgggttcgatccccacctgtgtggagtttgcatgttctccccgtgcctgcgcgggtttcctccgggcactccggtttcctcccacatcccaaaaacatgcaacactaattggacaatttaaattgctccttggtgtgattgtgagtgcgactgtttgtctcgatatgccgtgcgattggctggtaatcagttcagggtgtaccccgcctcatgcccgttgacagctgggataggcttcagctctccCTGTGagtctcgtgaggataagcggctcagaaaatgcatggatgtatACTTCACATTACAAGTCCTTTTTTTActctcttcttttcattttttacctttcattgctatttttctgtttttgccaAGAGACGCATGCAAGTAAAATTGACTTTCACTGTCacttcattttctgagctgcttatcctcacaagggtcacgggagtgctggagcctatccccgctatcttttgggcgggaggcagggtacaccctggactggttgccagccaatcgcaggagggCAGATGGAGACTGACAAGAGtcgcacacctaggggcaatttggagtgtccgattaacgttgcacgttttggggatctggggaaaaaaaaccacgcaggcaccgggagaacatgcaaaagtcCACACGGTGGGCAATCTAATCcttgtaaatattgaaaaaaaaaaaaaagtacaaaatcaaGATATATCGATTCATTCACAAGAAAGAATAAATGTATCAATGTCGTTAATCATGCTCTTTATGAGGAGCCCCGCATTAGACAGCCAGTCCAAATCTGTGCAACCATCGAAAGGTGCAAATTTGGATCTTCTCTCAACGAAAAAGCCTAAAGATGGAGAAAGTACTCACCGCGCTCAATCAATTCCGCTGTCGATGCTCCGAGCAGAGCTCGAAAGAACTCTTTCCTGCTTTGGCCAACGCCTGCGCCGACTTTTAATGGCGACTCGCAGCGGCGTCGTGATCTTTAAGAGAGAGTCCGACCTTCACTGGGGTCCAACCCTCGTCGAGGTGTGGTCCTAATCATTTTACTGCTACTCCCAAGTCTTTTGAAGACACTcgtcttttgtcttttgaagAAAAGTTCATGTCGTTTCGCTGTCTGTAATTAATGAATCCATTAAGTCATTAATGTCGTACTAAGCGTGTTATTAACAGAACAGGTTGCATGGAAGAAATTTACAATGGTGTTGTTtagcgggcggcacggtgcagcTACTGATTAGAGcttctgtctcacagttctgaggactggtgttcgAGTCCCCGGTCTCCTTGTTTGCGTATTATCCCCAcgccaaccggttcagggtgtcccccccccccccctgccccatgacagctgggatagcgtccagcacttcccgcgacccttgtgaggataaggatggATGGTTTGGTGTTGACTGACAAGGGAGATGAatggcaaatccaatgtgaaATATAAATTATTTCCTTTGCGtatgttgttttaaaaatgtaaaatgtaaaaaaacgtAACATGGAAGAGGAAGGGGAGGGTGGAAAGAtgaaaagattttgaaaaatcCTGTAGACAGCGTGAAAGTGGACTCGATAGTCCACTGCACAAGCTGAAGatggacccatccatccaatttattCTGCTTATCCCAGGATGGGCCACAGGGGCAGCAGCTAAACCGGGGCGACCCAGACTCCCCTCTCCCTAgcccaggggtcaccaacgcggtgcccgggggcgaatggtagcccgcgaggaccatataag
This portion of the Syngnathoides biaculeatus isolate LvHL_M chromosome 10, ASM1980259v1, whole genome shotgun sequence genome encodes:
- the LOC133507367 gene encoding uncharacterized proline-rich protein-like: MTATTKPSTAPITRQTSPSPPSIPTHPHLHHPLPTPPPPPPPPPPPPPPTTPPPPSPPPPPPPPPPPPTPPSSPP